One segment of Streptomyces sp. XD-27 DNA contains the following:
- a CDS encoding dihydrofolate reductase family protein: protein MAKLTLTAFLSLDGVVQGPGGPGEDTSGGFEYGGWVVPYADEDMGRIVVEWFGGASAFLLGRRTYEIFAGYWPRVTDEQDPIATSLNTLPKYVASTTLDTLDWQNSTLLDTDVPRAVAKLKRELDGELQIHGSGNLAQSLMAHDLIDEFRLMVYPVVLGTGKRLFAEGAVPTALRLLDSRTTGAGVAAHTYQLAGRPTYGSFDLED from the coding sequence ATGGCGAAGCTGACGCTCACCGCCTTCCTCTCGCTGGACGGGGTCGTGCAGGGCCCGGGAGGGCCCGGCGAGGACACCAGCGGCGGTTTCGAGTACGGGGGCTGGGTGGTCCCGTACGCCGATGAGGACATGGGTCGGATCGTCGTCGAGTGGTTCGGCGGGGCGAGCGCCTTTCTGCTGGGCCGCCGTACGTACGAGATATTCGCCGGGTACTGGCCGCGGGTCACCGACGAACAGGACCCCATCGCCACGAGCCTCAACACCCTCCCGAAGTACGTCGCCTCCACCACCTTGGACACGCTGGACTGGCAGAACTCCACGCTGCTCGACACGGACGTGCCGCGGGCCGTGGCCAAGCTCAAGAGGGAACTGGACGGGGAGCTCCAGATCCACGGCAGTGGCAACCTGGCGCAGTCCCTGATGGCACACGATCTCATTGACGAGTTCCGGCTGATGGTGTACCCGGTCGTCCTGGGCACGGGGAAGCGGCTGTTCGCCGAGGGCGCCGTGCCGACCGCGCTGCGGCTGCTGGACAGCAGGACTACGGGTGCCGGGGTCGCGGCGCACACCTACCAGCTCGCCGGGCGCCCCACGTACGGCTCGTTCGACCTCGAGGACTGA
- a CDS encoding helix-turn-helix transcriptional regulator, producing MSHSEVLPVLESGVVPCCPPLTERPLSAEEAERTAAMFKALGDPVRLRLFSLVASHTGGEACVCDISDVGVSQPTVSHHLKKLKEAGLLTSERRGTWVYYRVAPPALATMGQMLAAWR from the coding sequence ATGTCTCATTCCGAGGTGCTGCCGGTCCTGGAGTCGGGCGTCGTGCCGTGCTGCCCACCGCTGACCGAGCGCCCGCTGTCGGCCGAGGAGGCCGAGCGCACCGCCGCGATGTTCAAGGCGCTCGGCGATCCTGTCCGGCTGCGGCTGTTCTCCCTGGTGGCCTCGCACACGGGCGGGGAGGCCTGTGTCTGCGACATCTCCGATGTCGGGGTCTCCCAGCCGACCGTCTCCCATCACCTGAAGAAGCTCAAGGAGGCCGGACTGCTCACCTCCGAGCGGCGCGGCACCTGGGTCTACTACCGGGTGGCCCCTCCGGCCCTCGCGACCATGGGGCAGATGCTCGCCGCCTGGCGATGA